From bacterium, one genomic window encodes:
- a CDS encoding dynamin family protein, translating into MLDQYKELRKNLLWGVEELKSFALHGGNKKAAESLEEISQKIKENRFYLVVLGEFKRGKTTFINALLGEPLLPTAVVPLTSIVTMMKYGNEQRVEVIFQDGRVTEISMEDLAFYVTERGNPGNEKGVKRVEVTYPSSFLQEGVFLVDTPGVGSVFANNTEVTYNFIPKADAAIFLLAADPPISQSELAFLKDVRQSIRKVFFVQNKVDRLDSHERLESMEFSRNVIEKVLGVDSVEVHPLSARMALNAKQQGDPAALEESCLPRLELILGDFLMREKGREVLRSGADQALRVLGEEKFALELELKALETPVQVLEEKLRRFQEEMKRIDQDAFDARVLFEGEIKRLIQELDLDLERFHRTEVAKMIEGLDKAHQEKKGLTSSQYAEAIEKYVHERIVQEFDKWLEKENAKLDDQYAQVASRFSGKINQIIQEILDISSGLFDLSLERFKTMESLDSQTGLYYMVGDPPKFFDLEGTLRFLSRSLLPKNISQKMILRDLKRKLPEIIDRNCGRVRADFTQRLQNSHLQFRWELGLNIDTTREGIEKAISHTLELKQKSQEAVKERRVLLEARRSSLEAIGISLKQCLKSLETTH; encoded by the coding sequence ATGCTGGACCAGTACAAGGAGCTTCGCAAGAACCTGCTTTGGGGTGTGGAAGAACTCAAGAGTTTCGCACTGCACGGGGGTAACAAGAAGGCCGCTGAGTCTCTGGAAGAGATTTCCCAGAAGATCAAGGAGAACCGTTTCTACCTCGTAGTCCTGGGGGAATTCAAAAGAGGTAAGACCACCTTCATAAACGCCCTCCTGGGGGAGCCTCTTTTACCCACTGCCGTGGTGCCTCTCACATCCATTGTCACCATGATGAAATACGGCAATGAACAGCGCGTGGAGGTGATCTTCCAGGATGGTCGGGTAACGGAGATCTCCATGGAGGATCTGGCTTTCTATGTAACAGAGAGGGGAAACCCTGGAAACGAAAAAGGAGTCAAGAGGGTGGAGGTCACCTACCCCTCTTCCTTCTTACAGGAGGGCGTATTCCTGGTGGATACACCCGGGGTTGGTTCCGTCTTTGCCAACAATACCGAGGTCACATACAACTTCATACCTAAGGCCGATGCTGCTATATTCCTCCTGGCGGCTGACCCACCCATAAGCCAGTCTGAACTGGCTTTCTTGAAGGATGTGCGCCAGTCCATCCGGAAGGTCTTTTTTGTGCAGAACAAGGTGGACCGTCTGGACAGCCACGAGCGCTTGGAGTCCATGGAATTCAGCCGCAATGTGATTGAAAAGGTTCTGGGTGTGGATTCCGTGGAAGTGCACCCTCTTTCGGCCAGGATGGCCCTCAATGCCAAACAACAGGGGGATCCAGCAGCGCTGGAGGAGAGCTGTCTGCCTAGACTGGAACTTATCCTGGGGGATTTCTTGATGCGAGAAAAGGGAAGAGAGGTGCTACGCTCTGGCGCAGATCAGGCCCTCAGGGTTTTGGGTGAAGAGAAGTTCGCCCTGGAACTGGAGCTCAAGGCTCTTGAGACCCCCGTTCAGGTCCTGGAAGAGAAGCTTAGGAGATTCCAGGAGGAGATGAAAAGAATAGATCAGGACGCCTTCGACGCAAGAGTGCTCTTCGAGGGCGAGATCAAACGTCTCATACAAGAGTTGGACCTGGACCTGGAAAGGTTTCACCGCACGGAAGTCGCCAAGATGATTGAAGGGCTGGACAAGGCACACCAGGAGAAAAAGGGATTGACCTCCTCCCAATATGCAGAGGCCATAGAGAAATATGTGCACGAGAGAATCGTCCAGGAGTTCGACAAGTGGCTGGAGAAGGAAAACGCCAAGCTGGACGACCAGTACGCCCAGGTGGCTTCCCGCTTCTCAGGCAAGATCAACCAGATAATACAGGAGATACTTGATATCTCCTCCGGGCTGTTCGATCTTTCCTTGGAAAGGTTCAAGACCATGGAATCCTTGGATTCCCAAACTGGCCTGTACTACATGGTCGGAGATCCCCCCAAGTTCTTCGACCTGGAGGGCACCCTTCGTTTTCTTTCCCGCTCCCTGCTTCCCAAAAACATCTCCCAGAAGATGATCCTTCGGGATCTCAAGCGAAAGCTCCCCGAGATAATAGACCGCAATTGCGGAAGAGTCAGGGCTGACTTCACACAGAGGCTTCAAAACAGCCACCTGCAGTTCAGATGGGAACTGGGCCTTAACATAGATACCACCAGGGAAGGCATAGAGAAGGCCATAAGCCACACCCTGGAGCTGAAGCAAAAAAGCCAAGAGGCAGTAAAAGAGAGAAGAGTTCTGTTGGAAGCCAGGAGGTCCAGCCTGGAAGCCATAGGCATTAGTCTTAAACAGTGCCTGAAATCCCTGGAAACGACCCATTGA
- a CDS encoding DNA mismatch repair protein MutS gives MKVFLMHPYRDLEFEKPLPAHTLELMQDLGLHILLETMAQGDESILRIVKQALLSQAGDPVEILFRQAVLKDCLNNPEVVRDMYRVALQALEGRRRLWLGKYGSFPDSILSGARGMLEFYLGSLEAMREIALKHAHRFQSQGFCRFMAMLQTELQPDYLACLRDHVQMLRFRQGVLVSAQLGPGNEGCNYVLRRPLTQKSGWLASVVGRWKSRNYSFSLHPRDDSGAMALGELRNKGIARAANAVAQAADHVEAFWKALQRELAFYVGCLNLAHALERLGEPIAFPELFPTGTRSMRFKGLYDPCLALQMGQKVVGNDMVAQGKDLVIITGANQGGKSTFLRSLGISQLMMQSGMFVPAESFSAELSTGLFTHYKKQEDSSMKSGKLDEELARMSSIVEALGPGSMVLFNESFGTTNEHEGSEIAWEIVNGLLESGVKVFFVTHLYEFARRYFDRECSNVIFLRAQRECDGTRTFKLVEGKPLATSHGMDLYKLIFQDQKLPKTQGESSEAICSQGNKA, from the coding sequence ATGAAGGTTTTTCTTATGCACCCCTACAGGGATCTTGAGTTTGAAAAACCATTGCCGGCTCACACCCTGGAGCTGATGCAAGACCTGGGTCTCCATATCCTGCTAGAGACCATGGCACAGGGTGATGAGTCCATCTTGAGAATAGTCAAGCAGGCCCTTCTTTCACAAGCTGGCGACCCAGTGGAGATCTTGTTTAGACAGGCTGTCCTAAAGGATTGTCTGAACAACCCGGAGGTGGTCCGGGATATGTACAGGGTGGCGCTTCAGGCCCTGGAGGGCAGAAGGAGACTCTGGCTCGGCAAATACGGTTCCTTCCCTGACAGTATCCTCAGCGGGGCCAGGGGAATGCTGGAGTTCTACCTTGGCTCTCTGGAGGCCATGAGAGAAATAGCTTTAAAACATGCACACCGATTCCAATCCCAAGGTTTCTGTCGTTTCATGGCTATGTTGCAAACCGAACTTCAGCCAGATTACCTGGCCTGCTTAAGGGATCATGTCCAAATGCTCAGGTTTCGGCAAGGTGTGTTGGTGAGTGCACAGCTAGGACCTGGTAATGAAGGCTGCAATTATGTTTTGCGAAGGCCTTTGACACAAAAAAGTGGTTGGCTGGCCTCTGTGGTCGGTCGGTGGAAGTCCCGTAATTACTCCTTTTCACTGCATCCCAGAGATGATTCCGGAGCCATGGCCTTGGGGGAGCTGAGAAACAAGGGTATCGCCAGGGCAGCCAATGCTGTGGCGCAGGCAGCAGATCATGTGGAGGCCTTCTGGAAGGCGCTCCAAAGGGAGCTGGCTTTCTATGTGGGATGTCTCAACCTGGCCCATGCCTTGGAGAGACTGGGGGAACCCATTGCTTTCCCGGAGCTTTTCCCCACAGGCACCCGCAGCATGCGATTTAAAGGCCTTTATGACCCCTGTTTGGCCCTCCAGATGGGTCAAAAGGTGGTGGGCAATGATATGGTTGCACAAGGAAAGGATCTGGTAATCATCACAGGAGCAAATCAGGGTGGCAAGTCCACCTTCCTAAGAAGTTTGGGAATATCCCAGCTCATGATGCAAAGCGGCATGTTCGTGCCCGCCGAGTCTTTTTCAGCAGAACTCTCTACGGGTCTGTTTACTCATTACAAGAAGCAAGAGGACTCCAGCATGAAAAGCGGCAAGCTGGACGAGGAACTGGCACGCATGAGCAGTATCGTGGAGGCTCTTGGCCCAGGTTCCATGGTCCTTTTTAATGAATCTTTCGGGACCACCAATGAGCATGAGGGGTCAGAGATAGCCTGGGAAATAGTCAACGGGCTTCTGGAAAGTGGAGTCAAGGTATTCTTCGTCACCCATCTCTACGAGTTCGCAAGGAGGTACTTTGACAGAGAATGCTCGAATGTTATTTTCTTGAGGGCCCAAAGAGAATGTGATGGAACCCGTACCTTCAAACTCGTGGAGGGCAAACCATTGGCAACCAGTCACGGTATGGACCTTTATAAGCTTATTTTTCAGGATCAGAAACTTCCCAAGACCCAGGGGGAGAGCTCTGAGGCGATCTGCTCCCAAGGTAACAAAGCTTGA
- a CDS encoding DNA mismatch repair protein MutS has product MGQVMEAGDKMIISPTVAGCAKRADCAPNGDQALSFHSILVPGGMFGEQGKQPESFEDLNLDQLVEAICEPKKEYDLKPYYYTPLGDERQIRYRQEIFRDLEKPLVMDNIVSFGEKMSRVKRHMRMLEKLQYEDQKRGWFLESALTYCEAVEKLQEGLSQVELISTGLRRFREYLRQYVNSPGFGVLLKEARSVRQALAGLRYSIIIHPGRFIVKAYQAEPDYTREIEETFEKFRQGVVKQYVPPPRDGGGMNHVEAKILEFVARLFPEPFSRLERFCKQHYDFMDEVIERFDREVQFYLAYLNFVEDFKRGGLPFSYPQVSTRSKEEQVIEGFDLALARVLRKEQRPVVCNDYYLAGAERVMVVTGPNQGGKTTFARMFGQLHYLAALGCPVPARKAVLFLCDRIFTHFQREERVEDLRGRLQDDLVRMRELLSRAGPDSLLVLNEVFSSTTLHDALFLGRSIMKKITELDCLCVWVTFLEQLSCMGEKIVSMTGTVDPEDPSIRTFKILRKPADGLAYALSIARKHGLTYQQIKDRISK; this is encoded by the coding sequence TTGGGTCAGGTCATGGAGGCAGGGGACAAGATGATCATTTCTCCCACCGTGGCAGGATGTGCCAAAAGGGCAGATTGCGCTCCCAACGGGGATCAGGCCTTGAGCTTCCATAGCATTTTAGTGCCTGGAGGCATGTTTGGAGAACAAGGGAAGCAACCTGAATCCTTCGAGGATCTGAATCTGGATCAACTGGTCGAGGCCATATGCGAACCAAAGAAAGAATACGACCTCAAACCTTACTATTACACGCCTCTTGGAGATGAAAGGCAAATCAGATATCGACAGGAGATCTTCAGAGATCTTGAAAAGCCCCTTGTCATGGACAACATCGTTTCATTTGGCGAGAAGATGAGCCGGGTGAAACGCCATATGAGGATGCTTGAGAAACTTCAATACGAGGACCAAAAGAGGGGCTGGTTTCTGGAGTCAGCTTTGACCTATTGTGAGGCCGTAGAGAAGCTGCAAGAAGGCCTTAGCCAAGTGGAACTTATCTCCACGGGTCTTAGAAGGTTTCGGGAATACCTCCGGCAGTATGTGAACTCTCCGGGCTTTGGAGTCCTGCTCAAGGAGGCTCGAAGCGTCAGGCAAGCACTTGCAGGCCTCAGATACTCCATCATCATTCATCCCGGTAGATTTATAGTAAAAGCTTACCAGGCAGAGCCCGATTACACTAGGGAGATCGAAGAGACCTTCGAGAAATTCAGGCAGGGGGTTGTCAAGCAGTATGTCCCTCCCCCTAGGGACGGAGGGGGAATGAATCATGTAGAGGCTAAGATCCTTGAGTTTGTCGCCCGACTCTTCCCAGAGCCTTTCTCTAGACTTGAGCGATTCTGCAAGCAACATTACGATTTCATGGACGAGGTTATAGAGCGTTTCGACCGAGAGGTGCAGTTTTACCTGGCCTATTTGAATTTTGTTGAAGACTTCAAACGCGGGGGACTGCCCTTTTCTTATCCTCAAGTAAGCACACGAAGCAAAGAGGAGCAGGTAATAGAGGGATTTGACTTGGCCTTGGCCAGGGTTTTGCGCAAAGAGCAAAGGCCAGTGGTTTGTAATGACTATTACCTGGCCGGAGCTGAGCGGGTGATGGTGGTCACGGGTCCCAACCAGGGCGGCAAGACCACCTTTGCCAGGATGTTCGGGCAGCTTCACTACCTAGCCGCCTTGGGCTGCCCGGTTCCTGCTAGGAAGGCTGTTCTTTTTCTCTGCGACCGGATCTTTACTCATTTCCAGAGAGAAGAAAGGGTTGAAGACCTGCGGGGAAGACTTCAAGACGATCTGGTCAGAATGCGTGAATTGCTATCCAGGGCAGGACCCGATAGCCTCCTTGTCCTCAATGAGGTTTTCTCTTCCACTACGCTCCATGATGCACTTTTTCTTGGCAGAAGCATCATGAAAAAGATAACGGAGCTTGATTGTCTGTGTGTATGGGTGACCTTCCTTGAACAACTCTCGTGCATGGGCGAGAAGATTGTGAGCATGACCGGGACCGTGGATCCTGAGGATCCCTCCATCAGAACCTTCAAAATCCTCAGGAAACCGGCCGACGGTCTGGCCTACGCCCTGTCCATAGCACGCAAACATGGACTTACCTACCAGCAGATAAAAGATCGGATAAGCAAATGA
- a CDS encoding phosphoenolpyruvate carboxykinase (GTP): protein MPKAVERWVEEQARLTKPDKIHWVKGTEEELRGLMEIAMTVEHTGPHLTFRELNHKVFPKSYLHRSHPTDVARTEQLTFVCLPTKEETGPNNNWMEPGEAKKLLYGLFEGCMKGRTLYVIPYMMGHPDSPYAKPCIQITDSIYVVVSMCIMTRAGQRTYERIGDSEDFVKGLHSIGDLDPQRRFIMHFPQENLVMSIGSGYGGNALLGKKCFSLRIASHQGYREGWLAEHMIIMGVEDPDGDMTYILGAFPSACGKTNLAMLDPILEGYKVTTLGDDIAWINPGPDGRLYAINPESGFFGVAPGTSYKTNPNMMRTLENDKWYPTLFTNTALDVKTNSPWWEGLGEMPSELEDWQGNPYDPASGKPAAHPNSRFTVSLYNCPTLSPEFDNPAGVPVSAIIFGGRRSDTIPLVTESFDWTHGVFKASINGSETTTAAIGKVGVVRRDPMAMLPFAGYNMADYFRHWLEMGKKLSRPPKIYSVNWFQKDEKGQFIWPGFRENTRVIKWIIDRIKGKASAVETPIGLLPRPQDLCLDGLNMDPKSLERLLEVKPQEWRKEVEEAESFYSQFGKRLPEELRAHLEKLKAAF, encoded by the coding sequence ATGCCGAAGGCTGTGGAACGTTGGGTGGAGGAGCAGGCCAGGCTTACAAAGCCTGACAAGATACATTGGGTCAAAGGCACCGAAGAAGAACTTAGGGGCCTCATGGAAATAGCCATGACCGTGGAGCACACAGGTCCCCACCTCACCTTCAGGGAACTAAACCACAAGGTCTTCCCCAAGTCCTATTTGCACAGAAGCCATCCCACAGATGTGGCCCGCACAGAACAGCTCACCTTCGTTTGTCTGCCCACCAAGGAGGAGACAGGTCCCAACAACAACTGGATGGAGCCAGGAGAAGCAAAAAAATTGCTTTACGGCCTGTTCGAAGGCTGCATGAAAGGCAGGACCCTTTACGTGATCCCGTACATGATGGGACATCCCGACTCCCCCTATGCCAAGCCCTGCATTCAGATAACCGACTCCATCTATGTTGTGGTGAGCATGTGCATCATGACCAGGGCTGGGCAGCGCACCTATGAACGTATCGGAGACTCGGAAGATTTTGTAAAGGGTTTGCATTCCATAGGAGATCTGGATCCCCAAAGACGTTTCATAATGCATTTCCCTCAAGAGAATCTTGTCATGAGCATAGGATCTGGTTATGGAGGAAATGCCCTTCTGGGGAAGAAATGCTTCTCCTTGCGCATTGCCTCCCACCAGGGATACAGGGAGGGCTGGCTGGCCGAGCACATGATCATCATGGGCGTGGAAGACCCAGATGGAGATATGACCTACATCCTGGGAGCTTTTCCATCGGCATGCGGCAAGACCAACCTGGCCATGCTGGATCCCATCTTGGAGGGTTACAAAGTCACCACCTTGGGAGACGACATAGCATGGATCAACCCAGGGCCGGATGGAAGGCTCTATGCCATAAATCCGGAAAGTGGATTTTTCGGAGTTGCCCCAGGCACCTCGTACAAGACCAATCCCAACATGATGCGAACCCTTGAAAACGACAAGTGGTATCCCACCCTTTTCACCAATACTGCCCTGGATGTGAAGACCAACTCCCCATGGTGGGAAGGCCTGGGTGAAATGCCATCCGAGCTGGAGGACTGGCAGGGCAACCCCTATGATCCGGCATCGGGCAAGCCCGCCGCACATCCCAACTCCAGATTCACGGTCTCCCTTTACAACTGCCCCACCCTCTCCCCGGAATTCGATAACCCCGCCGGTGTGCCTGTCTCGGCAATAATATTCGGAGGTCGCCGCTCAGACACCATCCCCCTTGTCACAGAAAGCTTTGACTGGACCCATGGGGTCTTCAAGGCCTCCATCAACGGCTCTGAGACAACCACTGCAGCCATAGGCAAGGTAGGAGTAGTGCGCCGCGACCCCATGGCCATGCTTCCCTTCGCCGGTTACAACATGGCCGATTATTTCCGCCACTGGCTGGAAATGGGTAAGAAGCTGAGCCGCCCCCCCAAGATCTACTCCGTCAACTGGTTTCAGAAAGATGAAAAGGGCCAATTCATATGGCCCGGATTCAGGGAAAATACCAGGGTCATCAAGTGGATCATAGACAGAATAAAGGGAAAAGCTTCAGCAGTTGAGACTCCCATAGGACTCCTGCCCAGGCCCCAAGACCTGTGCCTGGATGGCCTTAATATGGATCCCAAGAGCCTGGAAAGGCTCCTGGAGGTAAAGCCCCAGGAATGGCGCAAAGAGGTTGAGGAGGCCGAGAGCTTCTATTCCCAGTTTGGAAAGCGTCTGCCAGAAGAACTTAGGGCGCATCTGGAAAAACTCAAGGCCGCCTTTTGA
- a CDS encoding polyprenyl synthetase family protein, with protein MISLSEDQIPCDGHWALTMEEVFGYVQEDLHRVEQVLRTGLSSEVSLIPQVGRYVFESGGKRMRPLLTILSSRLCGYQGSAHLIMAAVTELIHTATLLHDDVVDHADLRRGARSVNSLWSSETSILIGDFLFTRSFCMMVEHGDIRILELMSKACNQLAEGEILELAKSGDPNIGEDDYLAIVRDKTAVLIAAACRLGPILGEKPQWEEPLSLFGMNLGVAFQLVDDVLDYAAEEEELGKTVGKDIQEGKVTLPIIRTLGRCTAAERNRLTEVIRARSASQKEVHEILETVQNYDGLQYTQQMALRFVKEAKASLVELPPSKAKAALLAVADFVAARKR; from the coding sequence ATGATATCCCTTTCTGAAGACCAGATCCCATGTGACGGGCACTGGGCCCTCACCATGGAGGAGGTCTTCGGGTACGTGCAGGAAGACCTCCACCGGGTGGAGCAGGTACTTCGCACCGGACTCTCCTCCGAGGTATCCCTGATTCCCCAAGTGGGCCGCTACGTTTTCGAAAGCGGCGGAAAACGCATGCGGCCTCTGCTGACCATCTTGTCCAGCCGCTTGTGCGGCTACCAGGGCAGCGCCCACCTGATCATGGCCGCTGTCACGGAGCTGATACACACCGCCACTTTGCTCCATGACGACGTGGTGGATCATGCTGATCTGAGAAGGGGAGCCCGGTCGGTGAACTCCCTTTGGAGCAGCGAGACCAGCATCCTCATAGGAGATTTTCTCTTTACCCGTTCTTTCTGCATGATGGTGGAGCACGGGGACATCAGGATTCTGGAGCTCATGAGCAAGGCCTGCAACCAGCTGGCCGAGGGGGAAATACTGGAGCTGGCCAAGAGCGGGGATCCGAACATAGGCGAAGATGATTACCTGGCCATTGTGAGGGACAAGACAGCGGTCTTGATCGCGGCCGCCTGCCGCCTGGGGCCCATACTGGGGGAAAAGCCCCAGTGGGAGGAACCTCTTTCATTGTTCGGAATGAATCTGGGGGTGGCATTTCAGCTTGTGGACGATGTCTTGGATTATGCTGCAGAGGAGGAGGAGCTGGGAAAGACCGTGGGGAAGGATATTCAGGAAGGGAAGGTGACGCTCCCCATCATCCGCACCTTGGGTCGTTGTACGGCTGCGGAAAGAAATAGACTAACTGAGGTGATAAGGGCCAGATCCGCAAGCCAGAAAGAAGTGCACGAGATTCTCGAGACCGTTCAAAACTACGACGGCCTCCAGTATACCCAGCAGATGGCCCTGCGATTCGTGAAAGAGGCCAAGGCCAGCCTCGTGGAGCTTCCGCCTTCCAAAGCCAAAGCCGCTTTGCTGGCAGTGGCAGATTTCGTGGCAGCCCGCAAGAGATGA
- a CDS encoding single-stranded DNA-binding protein → MASVNKAILVGRLGADPEKRYTASGMPVVTFRLATSAPPRTNREGQREEKTEWHRIVAWGKLAEICDQYLSKGRLVYIEGRIQTREWEDRDGNRRWTTEIVASHMQMLSPAGAEQGRVEEEPPPLPPTEPPMDPDDDIPF, encoded by the coding sequence ATGGCCAGCGTCAACAAGGCGATTCTTGTGGGAAGACTGGGTGCAGATCCCGAGAAACGATACACTGCAAGCGGAATGCCTGTGGTGACCTTCCGATTGGCCACCTCCGCACCCCCTCGCACCAACCGGGAGGGACAGCGGGAGGAAAAGACCGAGTGGCACAGAATAGTGGCCTGGGGGAAACTGGCGGAGATCTGCGACCAGTATCTCTCCAAGGGAAGACTGGTCTATATTGAGGGCCGTATACAGACCAGGGAGTGGGAGGACCGGGATGGAAATCGCCGCTGGACTACGGAAATAGTGGCCTCCCATATGCAAATGCTTTCACCGGCAGGAGCCGAACAAGGACGGGTGGAGGAGGAGCCCCCTCCGCTGCCTCCTACCGAGCCGCCCATGGATCCCGATGATGATATCCCTTTCTGA
- a CDS encoding lysophospholipid acyltransferase family protein, with product MFRTVFVNLNILLAFLTLAYPRVVLSILDPSGDLAHKVARLWGRWILACAGVRVRVRGKENLLQGRPQVVFSNHSSYFDVFCLLAHLPIQFRWLAKEELFRIPLFGKAMHYGGYLPIDRSNPRRAHRSMVAAAERIRAGTSIIIFPEGTRSPDGKLQEFKSGGAILAIRAQVPVVPVAVMGTHSIMPKGTLRVKPGPVEIRIGEPIPTEGLSQKHREDLLLKARQSILKLMEEG from the coding sequence TTGTTTAGAACCGTTTTTGTGAACCTCAACATTCTTCTGGCCTTCCTCACCTTGGCCTATCCCAGGGTCGTGCTATCCATCCTGGATCCCTCAGGGGATCTTGCCCACAAGGTGGCTCGGCTCTGGGGCAGATGGATACTGGCTTGTGCGGGAGTTCGAGTCAGGGTGCGGGGAAAGGAGAATCTGCTTCAGGGGCGTCCCCAAGTTGTTTTCAGCAACCACTCCAGTTACTTCGACGTGTTTTGCCTCTTGGCTCATCTGCCTATCCAGTTTCGCTGGCTGGCCAAGGAAGAGCTATTCCGCATACCCCTTTTCGGCAAAGCCATGCACTACGGCGGCTACCTTCCCATAGACAGATCCAACCCCAGGAGGGCTCATCGCAGCATGGTTGCGGCCGCCGAGAGGATAAGGGCCGGCACATCCATAATAATCTTCCCCGAAGGCACCAGGAGCCCTGATGGGAAGCTCCAGGAGTTCAAGAGTGGAGGAGCCATCTTGGCCATAAGGGCTCAGGTCCCCGTTGTGCCGGTGGCTGTCATGGGCACCCATTCCATAATGCCCAAGGGCACCCTCAGGGTCAAACCAGGACCTGTGGAGATAAGGATAGGAGAGCCCATCCCCACTGAAGGGCTGAGCCAGAAGCACAGGGAAGATCTGCTTCTCAAGGCCAGGCAGAGCATATTGAAGTTGATGGAGGAGGGTTGA
- a CDS encoding ribonuclease J has translation MPKDDSVAWIPLGGLGEIGLNCMALACKGRIMLVDAGSMFPEEKMPGVDVVIPDLRPILKENGGVSGILLTHGHEDHIGALPYLLPSMPEVVLYGTPFTLALVKEKLLEHRIDQLPPMVEVQPGQKVRVEPFEIEFLRVCHSIADGVGLAIRTPKGVILHAGDFKFDPSPVGEEPLDIQSFSRYGQEGVRLLLSDSTNVERPGCSISEKEIKANLEGIFRSCDGRIIISTFASNVQRIREVVELTQHCGRRLYLSGRSMVSMVRLAVELGHLEIPRGLLVDASELGGVAQERLVVLTTGSQGEPLSSLSLMATDRHKWLKVEPGDTVIFSSRFIPGNERAIYGIINSLYRKGAKVLYEPLAQVHVSGHANREELKLMIRLTRPEYFVPIHGEFRHLVQHRDLAMEVGVSPDKALVAQNGEVYRISDGGIDRAGSVSAGRVYVDGKGVGDIEEAVLRDRQHLAEDGLVVAMVVIHKASGEVVSGPELFSRGFILEGEETRMMMEARQLVLNVLREARESSEGENPENLEAELRGVLRRHFWRSIGRRPMIMPVVVQL, from the coding sequence GTGCCTAAAGACGATTCAGTGGCCTGGATTCCACTGGGGGGACTTGGGGAGATTGGGCTCAACTGCATGGCCCTGGCCTGCAAAGGCCGGATCATGCTGGTGGATGCAGGATCCATGTTTCCTGAGGAAAAAATGCCAGGTGTGGATGTGGTCATTCCTGATCTGCGTCCCATTCTCAAAGAAAATGGAGGGGTTTCAGGCATACTGCTGACCCACGGCCACGAGGACCACATAGGTGCTCTGCCTTATTTGCTGCCTTCCATGCCTGAGGTGGTTCTTTACGGGACTCCATTCACCTTGGCCTTGGTCAAGGAGAAGCTCCTGGAACACAGGATTGATCAGCTTCCTCCCATGGTGGAGGTGCAGCCCGGGCAAAAGGTTAGGGTGGAGCCGTTTGAAATAGAGTTCTTGAGGGTATGTCACAGCATTGCCGACGGGGTGGGGCTGGCCATTCGAACCCCCAAGGGGGTGATACTCCATGCAGGAGATTTCAAGTTCGACCCCTCTCCGGTGGGGGAGGAGCCTCTGGACATTCAAAGCTTCAGCAGATATGGGCAGGAGGGGGTGAGGCTGCTTCTGAGCGATTCCACCAACGTGGAGAGGCCGGGCTGTTCCATTTCGGAAAAAGAGATAAAGGCAAATCTGGAAGGTATATTCAGATCCTGTGATGGCAGGATCATAATTTCCACATTTGCCTCCAATGTGCAACGCATAAGGGAAGTGGTGGAGCTCACCCAACATTGCGGCAGAAGGCTCTATCTGAGCGGCCGGTCCATGGTTTCCATGGTAAGGCTGGCCGTGGAGTTGGGGCATCTTGAAATCCCCCGGGGGCTCCTGGTGGATGCAAGCGAGCTGGGAGGGGTTGCCCAGGAGCGGCTGGTGGTGCTTACCACAGGAAGTCAGGGCGAGCCCCTTTCATCCTTGTCCCTCATGGCCACTGACAGGCACAAGTGGCTGAAGGTGGAGCCTGGAGATACGGTGATTTTCTCCTCCAGATTCATCCCGGGAAATGAACGGGCCATTTACGGAATCATAAACTCCCTTTACCGCAAGGGGGCCAAGGTTCTGTACGAGCCCTTGGCTCAGGTGCATGTATCGGGCCATGCCAACCGTGAGGAACTCAAACTCATGATCAGGCTGACCAGGCCAGAGTATTTCGTGCCTATTCACGGCGAGTTCCGGCATCTGGTTCAACACAGGGACCTGGCCATGGAGGTGGGGGTAAGCCCGGACAAGGCACTGGTGGCCCAAAACGGCGAGGTTTACAGGATCAGCGATGGTGGCATAGACAGGGCTGGCTCGGTTTCGGCGGGCCGGGTATATGTGGACGGCAAGGGAGTGGGGGACATAGAAGAGGCGGTGCTGAGGGACAGGCAGCACCTGGCCGAGGACGGACTGGTGGTGGCCATGGTGGTGATACACAAGGCCAGCGGGGAGGTTGTCTCTGGCCCTGAGCTCTTCTCCCGAGGGTTCATCTTGGAGGGAGAGGAGACACGCATGATGATGGAAGCCCGACAATTGGTGCTGAATGTGCTAAGAGAGGCCAGGGAGAGCTCCGAGGGTGAGAATCCCGAGAACCTGGAGGCTGAGCTGAGGGGGGTCTTGAGGCGCCACTTCTGGCGATCCATAGGAAGGCGCCCCATGATAATGCCAGTGGTAGTCCAATTGTGA